TAGTCGATTGATGTGATTCATCAACTATGGTTTATAAATATATTCAAGACTCTCGATTGTGTGTCTACTTTCGCGAAAGGCCCGGCCATAACAAAATAGATATCTATCTATTCTTGTTTATACTGAGTTTAATCTAttatatttcttcttgttaAGATAAAATATTTCCATGAACGGTGTGGATCCTACTGTGTTGAATGATTCGGTGATATCTCACAACGTGGAAAGCTCGTTGCAGCTTGTTCTCCAACTTAAGGATCATATAAAGCATGAACAAGTTGATCTTCAATACGCGCAAGGCTACTTCGATTCTTTACTTCTTGCATTTAGAGAGCCAAGGCTTTCCATCCCTGCATTTTCTACCATTTGTCATTTAATTAAGCGTGTACGGATTCAAAGGCCTTCTGATTTGCGATTGGTTCATTCTAAGGTGGTTCCCTTTTTGTTCGAAAGGTTAAAGGAGCCAAAGGCTTCCATACGAAATGCTTCAATGAAGGCCATGGTTACTGTTTGGGAATCCATTCCTGAGGAGTTCGAGGTTGATCTTAAGCAGAGAGGTTTTAAGAACTCGGATCGTATCATTCGTGCTGGATTACTTGATATGGTGGCTGAAATTGTTAAGAACTCTCCAgaattttctcttttgcCATTCCTTCCCAGTGTGGTATGTTTATTAACCGATCAGGACCAAACGGTTGTTGAAAGCGCGTCTAATCTTCTTGTGCTATACTTCAATTCCGGTTCTTCGCAAAATAGCGTTCGCGCGAGAACAGAGCTCGTCAATCAGTTGTCTTCTCGTCATGTTACTCATACCATGTCTATGCGACTTCTCTCACGAATGAAGGATAGTCAAAGACTCGTGACTCTATATAAGAAGAGGCTGACGGGTTCCTCTTCAATGTCATCGGATAGGACTATGTTTCGTTCCAGCTCTACGTCGGCTGCGCAGCAACACcaacctcctcctccttcatcatcttctgtttcttcacTGACTAATTTGGAAAAAATCGACTGTATACTCGCCACGTTTCCGGGTTTTGAGTCTGTTGAACGTCTTCCTGCCCTTAATTTCACCAGTTCCTCTCAATTGTTGGAAAGTACCAAGTCGTGGGATGGTGTTTTCGAAGGTAGAGAGACTGAACAAAACTGGATTAAAAGAGACAAAATCGTCAAACAGTTGCAGTCCATGCTCAGAGGTAATGCCGTAAACGATTACCCAGAAGTATTGGGTCAAGTAATTCGTAGCTTCAAAAGTTGTATTTCAAAGGCAGCTTTATCATTACGAACAACTCTTTCCAGCGGTACCTGTCAACTTTGTAAAGAATTGGGTATGCATTTGGGAAAATACTTGGATGGCTCCACTGTCGATTATTTACTTGCATCATTATTGAAACTTACTTATGCTACGAAGACGATAGCTCATCAGAGAGCTAATCTTGCTATATTGAGCTTGATAAGGTATGCCAATATCAGTCCTCGAATGATAATTCAGATTCATTCGACCTCCCAGGACAAAAATGCCCAACCTAGAATATATGCTGCCTCATGGATTGAGattttccttttgaaaTACGCTGGAAATGCTCAAGTAATAAAATCAGCTCAAGAGTATGTGGATCAGATTATAGAAAAGGGAATATGCGATCCTATGCCTTCTATCAGGGAGGCCACTAGGAATACTTTCTGGACATTGAATAATGTGTGCCCAGAAAACGCTCAGGAGATACTGGGTACACTTTCTCTGTCCATGGTGAAAGCACTTGAGAGGTCTCGAGGGGATTTCGTCAGACGTTTTCCCAGGAGCAGGAATTTAAGCCATCTTGCATCATCTAAGCATGAATTGAAGTCCACCGAACCAAGAAACCCCGTTCGGGTAGCATCTGAGGACATGAAGTCTAAGAAGTATGTGCCTCAGTCTCTTCATAACACATCTGGCTCTGCGATAAGATCTATTCCTTTCTCGAGATCCAATACTAGACCTCCATCAAGATCTGTATCAGGATCTTATTTGAAAACTGGTGTTGGAAGTCGCGTTGCACCTGAAGTCAAGACCGAGAAAATCAGAAGAGAGGATGCCATATACGACATGATTCTATCTGGCTCTCAGTCGACCCAGTTCAATGGTATTGTTGAGCTACTAAAATGCCGCCCTGGAAAGTTGCCTGTCAAGTTCAGCTCTATGCTCAATAAACTTACTATTAcaaatccttcttcattattaCCGATTTTTCAAGATGGGGAGTCTTTCAAGTATATGGCTGATTATCTTTCCACAGATAACATTATACGAATGTgctgtttcttttcagtaaAATCACAGCATTCCCTATCACAGCTTGAAATTAGTTTCATCCTGCATAGTGTTCCCATCGATGATATGTGTTTGGGCGTTACTAATATCTTGATGCTGTGTGTTGATTCTTCGAAGTTACTGGATCTCAATCTATCTATGCAGTTCGTTAAGTACAAGCAAGAGTTTTCAAAATCCTGTTTTGATCTTATTTCCTCTGTGTTTGCCAACAAAAGCATTAGGATAGAGCACCGTATATTAAGTTCAGTATGTGAGGCTTTGCTAAAGTGCTGGGAATTCTCCGATCGTACGGAAGGTAGCAACTATCTGAATTTATTGTGTGCTGCTATGAATAAGAACAAGCCcatctttcaaaaatgTTTAAGTCTGGCTGACGATGATACGATGAAGCAAGAAGTTGCTGAAAAGCTAAAAGTTTTCATTCCAAAAGCTAAtattgatcaatttgaatATTCGGCatctgatgaagaggtCAATAACTTTGATGAATCACATCTTGACGGATTAACGATGGTGGTTCGGAAGGATATTGGAAATAACCAGGTTTCTGACATCGAAACTGACATGACAATGATCATGCCAAAATTCAAGAAATCTTTGCCGCAGCAGCAGCGACTATCGGATGGATCTGTAAGTAACAACGAGAATGAGGATAGAAATCCTTTTCTTGATACTGAAAAGGCTGTGACAGTGAATGCAGCTATCTCTGTTTGTACCGATAATGATGGTCTGGGGGATGAAAAAATGGATCCTAATCTATCTAAGGGAGATAGCTCAGATACTACGCCTGATATGAATAGGTTGACATTGACAGAGGAGACCCTTAAATTGGAAGGAAATAAGAAGGATTCTTCTGCACTGATTTCTCCTCCTAGGTCGTCGACAGAAGTTGAATCTATTCTCGAATTGGCTGATCCTCTTGCACCATTAACGGATTCTTCTGGAAAGTTTTCAATATATCAGGACAAATTTGATTATAGTAAAAAGATAGAGGAGTTGGACTCTTGGTATGATTTTGCCAGTTTTAGGATTGGATATTTGGAACAAGAATCGGATATTCCTTTTAAACATTTGTTAGAGAAGATGGGCCAGGGTTCAATATCGACTAATGAATTATACTCTCTTGTATATGCCATTCAGGGAGATAAAGAGATTAAGTGTGATGATGTTGAATGTGCTTTGTTGTCCTATGTGAATCCGGAGATTGCTAACGAGTGCTTGTTTGTGAGTctctttttgatgagatgtTGTATGAAGAGAACTAATGGAAGtaggaagaaggagattttCGAGAAGCTCGTAGAACTATGCAAGAAGCTTGACGAAAATGAAGACGAGCTTTACTTTGCTATACAGGAAACGATGGAACTGGTTTCCAATGTTGAATACTATGCGGAAAGACTTGAAGATAAAAGATCCGAAAAGTTGACCATACCGCAAACGATTATGTTACTGGAGGTGCTCTATAGCGTGATGTCGCCAAGTAAGATCAGCTATGAGAATGTTTTCactttggatattttgttattcaagaagttgaagtcCAACAAGACGATGATCAGAAAGCTAGCGGTGATGATCTATGCTAAATTCTATAAATACAAGGAGAAATCGATCAGAAGTCGGGATGGAGACCAGTTGATAGACGATACGATATTCAACAAGCTAGAAGAGCCTCAGCTGCAGCTGATTAAGTGTTTCTCTAAAAATGTTAAATAAGATTATGTATATGTATATTATGTGCACGAGCCGTAGACAGATCAGATCAGTAGAATGGTTCACCTTCATCTACGAACAAAGGcttgaaatcatcatcgCTTGGCATTTTTGAGTCCAATGGTTTATACAAGTAAAATGCCTTAAGCGCATTCACAAAGCTTCTAATTCgtgcttctttcaaagatgatccttctcctcctgcCAACATGCTATCGCCACTGAAACAGCCGACAACAAATATTGGCGAGTTGGACAACCTACCAGTTTCACTAATAAGTCTGACGGTGGGTGGTTCCATCTGTTTTACTCTTAATAGGCGGGAAAGTAATTTTCCGGGCTCTCTAAATTGAAACATCGAGGATATATCGATCTTTCTGGAAAGAACATGGCTCTGGATAAACTTTTTGGtgatttcttcaccatcatGTGCATACACACCGGCCACGATGGCTCTAACGGCGTCTGCAAAGGCTGTAGCATGATCGAGAGATGTCACTGTAACGTTATCAAATTTTGTGATACCCTTTTCGACCTGGGTAGTGTGCTTGTCGTATCTAAGTCTTCCAAATCTGAATAGCTTCGGCTCACTGGAAAGATACTTTTCCAAATTGGAGGTTTCGTCTTGCTCAATACCCCAACTGTTCTGGGCGACATCGCAGAGAGAAAAGTCTCCAATATAAGCGTCAGTAGCGGTTTTGAGAATGGATATTGGAAGTCTTGGATAGTTGGAAATCAGATTTTCAGTGACGTAAAAGGAAAGTAAGTTTGCTCCAAACAAGGCCATTTGCTTGTTGTCAGCATACTCATTTTCCTTCATCTGGCAAGTAAGCGCTCTCACTAGAGTTGAGTACTGATATTTCGAAGATAAAACTAATCTAGCATGTAGGGTAAGAATGGAAGGTATCTTctttgcatcttcttcggagatcttcaacttgtaGGAGTTCCTTTGATAATTGGCAAAGTCTAGTTTATTTTCTGGTACCTTCAATTCCGGCTCTTCGACTATGGTATGGCTTGATCTTTCATACGAAAACTTgaaatttctctttctagcCGGCGCCACTGTTAGAGGGTTTGGTTTCACGGGCGATGTAGATAATGTTCTCCTTATAGGTGACAATCTGACTCTATAAAAAAGCCTTCTCGAACATCCCAACATGTTTGTTACTTGTATAATCACTCCTCTGGGTTTGTCCGTTCCTTTGTCTCAAGTTGCATGCCTTTTCACCCGCTCTCACAGTACGAGccaaaatttttcaaaattttcgGGTGTCTGGATGAGCCAAGAACTTTGAGCATAGCCGGTAATGTACAGTGTACGTGATATTAATGCTATAAGCGTCTCTACATAGTTGTATATTTTTGAGGATATAGATGGATACTCTTTGTATCATCTGTTCTTATTCAGCATTCTAACTAAAATGGTAGGTAAAGGAAATGCAGACTGATTTTTCATTTATCATTTACTAACATCTCGCAGAGTGCAAATATGTTTATTCCGAAATGGCTCAAAGCACCATCTGGTGGATGGTATCACACACCTAGAAATGCTAACGTCAATGGAATCATAGCATTGGGTGGATATTTCCTCATAATGTACGCTTTCTACGTACAAGCAGAGAGAGATACAATTAATCCAAGAAAGGCATACAGTTTGGAGACAGTTCAGAGATGGAacgctgctgctgccaagaaggaggagtCTAACTGAAGGACTGTATCTACCCacttatttattattaATTTATCTATTCATCCATTCAGTACAGTAAAATGCGAAGGTACTCGTTAGCGTCGCACATCTTCCTCAAGAGACTAATGGTATCTTTGGAGTCCCAGAGAGTCTGCATCTTTGGATCCATATAACAATCGCATATCACTGCCTTAATCTGCGAAGCTTTCAACGGTGATTGTTCGGTATCAAGTATTCTTGTGAATCTACCCGGTGTAGTAGCAATGATTCTAGCCGAACTAGTTCTCATTGATGTTATATCATCCTTAAGTTTGTTCTTGGAAATTAATTTCGTTGATCCTACATTCATCGTTCGAGTAGCACGATGAACATCGCATGCTCGGATGGCCGACATTGATAAGATCACAGCGAAGCTTCGTTCGTCAGTCTCTTCCTCAttgtttttcttcttatgcttcttgttcttctttctctgcttctgttCACTTAAAGCTTTCAAGAGAACACTCTCTTTAATGTAGTGTTTAAGAAACTTTGGAAAATTGATCAAGTTCCTTGGTTGATCCCAGTCTCCCGTAAATTCAATAAACGATTTGTTCACATATATATCACCTAATTCCAACGATGACAAGTCCTTGTTCTGTGATTTCACCTTGGTAGCCAACCTCTCTGCAATTACATCTGCCGTCTCAGTaggaagcttcttcttttgagcTGCATCATACTCCAATttttgtctcttcttcaaccttaatttatccttttccttactttttctcttcttttcgtttATAACTTGAGATTCACCACTACCTTCTTCCTCCGTCTCTATTTTATCGTCATCACCCTCACCCGTTTTACTCGCACCTCTCGCTTCATCTATTTTGATAATACTGGtaccttcatcttcggAGGCATCAAAAGAATAATCCAACCCATCATTCAAATCGTCTGTTCCTTCCGTCATTGTTTTCTCAGAGTATCTACTTAATATATGTCTATAATAGGTCCAAACAAGGAATTTTGTATGAAgtctgaaaattttgaataatagaaaaaaaatatatatgtaCTTAAACTTTTCACGGCGGTGCAGACGCGAGTAAACCAGAAGTGTAAAGGATCAACATAGATAGACAGAGATCCGTGCTACCGACAGTTGAGGTTAAAGATCACAAGAATCAAGGCAGTCAGAGAGTttcagagaagaaaaaagaggtgCTGATTTGATGTACATGATTATTTATCTACCTGAATTATCATGAAGGACATCTTATCACCTACCAAGCAAGTCAGAAATGATAATGGAAACAATGATGAATCCGACTCTTTTCTAAAGTCTCCATCCGATGACGATGTTATTGATACACCTAATTCCCCTATATCTCGGCGAAAGTCGCTTCGAACTCCCAGAAGATTGAACTTCAATTCTATGAGTCCAGAATTG
The sequence above is a segment of the Brettanomyces nanus chromosome 4, complete sequence genome. Coding sequences within it:
- a CDS encoding uncharacterized protein (BUSCO:EOG09343UHU) translates to MTEGTDDLNDGLDYSFDASEDEGTSIIKIDEARGASKTGEGDDDKIETEEEGSGESQVINEKKRKSKEKDKLRLKKRQKLEYDAAQKKKLPTETADVIAERLATKVKSQNKDLSSLELGDIYVNKSFIEFTGDWDQPRNLINFPKFLKHYIKESVLLKALSEQKQRKKNKKHKKKNNEEETDERSFAVILSMSAIRACDVHRATRTMNVGSTKLISKNKLKDDITSMRTSSARIIATTPGRFTRILDTEQSPLKASQIKAVICDCYMDPKMQTLWDSKDTISLLRKMCDANEYLRILLY
- a CDS encoding uncharacterized protein (BUSCO:EOG09343B8B), coding for MLGCSRRLFYRVRLSPIRRTLSTSPVKPNPLTVAPARKRNFKFSYERSSHTIVEEPELKVPENKLDFANYQRNSYKLKISEEDAKKIPSILTLHARLVLSSKYQYSTLVRALTCQMKENEYADNKQMALFGANLLSFYVTENLISNYPRLPISILKTATDAYIGDFSLCDVAQNSWGIEQDETSNLEKYLSSEPKLFRFGRLRYDKHTTQVEKGITKFDNVTVTSLDHATAFADAVRAIVAGVYAHDGEEITKKFIQSHVLSRKIDISSMFQFREPGKLLSRLLRVKQMEPPTVRLISETGRLSNSPIFVVGCFSGDSMLAGGEGSSLKEARIRSFVNALKAFYLYKPLDSKMPSDDDFKPLFVDEGEPFY